A window from Cryobacterium sp. PAMC25264 encodes these proteins:
- a CDS encoding ABC transporter permease: MISRRRIPIPRAWVSPLAIIGVVIAVAWVLIAVTAPLWIPYAPNAQVLPRLQAPGIDTLMGTDSVGRDVFSRLMSGASVTIPLALALVVVSLTIGTTLGAVAGYFGGWVDEVLMRLTDLVMAFPTVILAMVIAASLGPSLFNAVLAAIVVSWPAYARVSRSLVLSLRQQNYVIAGRLLGFSPVRSLLTDILPNIAGPVVVLATLDVGTAILLLSGLSFLGLGAQPPTAEWGSMISSAIQNFDAWWIGVFPGLAILTVVLAFNFIGDSLRDILDPVSGGAREAAAALPVTPGQPAAREAVV, from the coding sequence ATGATCAGCCGCCGACGCATCCCCATCCCACGCGCCTGGGTGAGCCCGCTCGCCATCATCGGCGTGGTCATCGCCGTCGCCTGGGTGCTCATCGCGGTCACCGCACCGCTCTGGATTCCCTACGCGCCCAACGCGCAGGTGCTGCCGCGCCTGCAGGCACCCGGCATCGACACCCTGATGGGCACCGACTCCGTCGGCCGGGACGTGTTCTCCCGGCTGATGAGCGGTGCGAGCGTCACCATCCCGCTCGCCCTGGCCCTGGTGGTCGTGTCGCTCACCATCGGCACCACCCTCGGCGCCGTCGCCGGGTACTTCGGCGGCTGGGTCGACGAGGTGCTGATGCGCCTCACCGACCTGGTCATGGCCTTCCCCACGGTGATCCTGGCCATGGTCATCGCCGCCTCCCTCGGCCCGTCGCTGTTCAACGCCGTGCTCGCCGCCATCGTGGTGTCGTGGCCCGCCTACGCCCGGGTGAGCCGCAGCCTGGTGCTCAGCCTCCGCCAGCAGAACTACGTCATCGCCGGCCGGCTGCTCGGCTTCAGCCCGGTGCGGTCGCTGCTCACCGACATCCTGCCCAACATCGCCGGCCCCGTCGTCGTGCTCGCGACCCTCGACGTGGGCACCGCCATCCTGCTGCTCAGCGGACTGTCATTCCTCGGCCTGGGCGCCCAACCGCCCACCGCCGAATGGGGCTCCATGATCTCCAGCGCCATCCAGAACTTCGACGCCTGGTGGATCGGCGTGTTCCCCGGCCTCGCCATCCTCACGGTGGTGCTCGCGTTCAACTTCATCGGCGACTCGCTGCGCGACATCCTCGACCCGGTCTCCGGCGGGGCGCGCGAAGCGGCCGCCGCCCTCCCGGTGACGCCCGGGCAGCCGGCCGCACGGGAGGCCGTCGTATGA
- a CDS encoding ABC transporter permease, with translation MTLDKTDARPSRRSSRKATSPLASYLLRRLGTSVLLLLGVTIVTFALTNLVPGDPITAALGEGASNNPATVAAYVERYGLDQPLPVQYLTYLGNLLQGDLGRSLTTGRAVTADLAVAVPATIEIAIGAILVSLVVSVALGTLAAYRRGLVTDQVVRVVSLIGLSVPTFWLALVAFNLFFLQLGIAPGSGRLSPQLSPPPTVTGFYTLDFLLNGDSVGFVDAMAHLALPVFVLSLFTVGLLTRFIRTSVLEVLDQDYVRAARAKGLSGTRVVLDYVLRGASLPILTVVGIAFGSLLSGTVLVEAVFAWPGLGTYAYNSATSLDLPGVMGVGLVVGVIYLLVNFVVDLLYGFLDPRVRLG, from the coding sequence GTGACCCTGGACAAAACTGACGCCCGTCCGAGTCGGCGCAGCAGCAGGAAGGCGACCTCCCCCCTCGCCTCCTACCTGCTGCGCCGGCTCGGCACCTCGGTGTTATTGCTGCTCGGCGTGACCATTGTCACGTTCGCCCTCACCAACCTCGTGCCCGGTGATCCCATCACCGCAGCCCTCGGCGAGGGCGCCTCGAACAACCCCGCGACCGTCGCCGCATACGTGGAACGGTACGGGCTCGACCAGCCGCTGCCCGTGCAGTACCTCACCTACCTCGGCAACCTCCTACAGGGTGACCTGGGCCGCTCGCTCACCACCGGCCGGGCGGTCACCGCCGACCTGGCCGTCGCGGTGCCGGCCACGATCGAGATCGCGATCGGCGCCATCCTGGTCAGCCTGGTCGTGAGCGTGGCCCTCGGCACCCTGGCCGCCTACCGCCGCGGCCTCGTCACCGACCAGGTGGTGCGGGTCGTCTCGCTCATCGGGCTGAGCGTGCCGACGTTCTGGCTCGCTCTCGTGGCATTCAACCTGTTCTTCCTGCAGCTGGGCATCGCCCCCGGTTCCGGCCGGCTCTCCCCGCAGCTGAGCCCACCGCCCACCGTCACCGGGTTCTACACGCTCGACTTCCTGCTCAACGGCGACAGCGTGGGGTTCGTGGATGCGATGGCCCACCTGGCACTGCCGGTATTCGTGCTGTCCCTGTTCACCGTGGGTCTGCTCACCCGGTTCATCCGCACCTCGGTGCTCGAGGTGCTCGACCAGGACTATGTGCGCGCCGCCCGCGCCAAGGGCCTCAGCGGCACCCGCGTCGTGCTCGACTACGTGCTGCGCGGCGCCTCCCTGCCGATCCTCACCGTGGTGGGCATCGCATTCGGGTCGCTGCTCTCCGGAACCGTGCTCGTCGAGGCCGTCTTCGCCTGGCCGGGCCTGGGCACCTACGCCTACAACTCCGCCACCAGCCTGGACCTGCCCGGCGTCATGGGCGTGGGCCTGGTCGTAGGCGTCATCTACCTCCTGGTCAACTTCGTGGTGGACCTGCTGTACGGATTCCTCGACCCGAGAGTGAGGCTCGGATGA
- a CDS encoding GNAT family N-acetyltransferase, whose amino-acid sequence MIWTFDYPLSTERLLLRPHTLDDLDDLVLFHGDPDVTRYIPWPVRDRAATLAALTAKLRQTDARTAGDWIVLAIEEAGAVIGEILLKRTSDTTAELGYVLAASAQGRGVATEAASQLLQAAERRFGLSAVEAVVEAPNAASARVLTRLGFTPTDPTPTTTPTTTPTTTPTPTDPTPTTTPPQPPPQPPPPPTPPPPQPPPSPPPPQPPPTPPTRPCCHSDGSAPPRKNRFPCLHPPPIVPSSSTDSAST is encoded by the coding sequence GTGATCTGGACCTTCGACTACCCGCTAAGCACCGAGCGGCTCCTCCTGCGCCCGCACACGCTCGACGACCTCGACGACCTCGTGCTCTTCCACGGCGACCCCGACGTCACCCGGTACATCCCCTGGCCCGTGCGCGACCGCGCCGCCACCCTCGCCGCGCTCACCGCCAAACTGCGGCAGACGGATGCCCGCACCGCCGGCGACTGGATCGTCCTGGCCATCGAAGAGGCCGGCGCCGTCATCGGCGAGATCCTGCTCAAGCGCACGTCCGACACCACGGCCGAGCTCGGCTACGTCCTTGCCGCCTCCGCGCAGGGACGTGGCGTCGCCACCGAGGCCGCCAGCCAGCTGCTGCAGGCCGCCGAACGACGCTTCGGGCTCTCCGCCGTCGAGGCCGTCGTCGAGGCGCCCAACGCCGCATCCGCCCGCGTGCTCACCCGCCTGGGCTTCACCCCCACCGACCCCACCCCCACCACAACCCCCACCACAACCCCCACCACAACCCCCACCCCCACCGACCCCACCCCCACCACAACCCCACCACAACCCCCACCACAACCCCCACCCCCACCGACCCCACCCCCACCACAACCCCCACCGTCCCCACCCCCACCTCAACCCCCACCGACCCCACCCACCCGCCCCTGCTGTCATTCCGACGGCTCAGCCCCGCCCCGAAAGAACCGGTTCCCATGCCTACACCCGCCGCCGATCGTCCCCTCCAGCTCGACGGACTCAGCTTCCACATGA
- a CDS encoding Lrp/AsnC family transcriptional regulator — protein sequence MADLPAPESSRPAKPTLDSVDLHILRELRENGRISMAALAEKINLSRASAYNRVELLTRSGVITGFSARIDPRLVGLDICALVFVTVHPQMWKSFRDALQSMPDVEYCSITTGEHDAMMLIRAADVSSVHEFVTGVVAIRPEIKAVVSVVVLDEVIRKPYLLPSDIPQRPQQAERLGMTRWTRPAAERESLPRQ from the coding sequence ATGGCCGACCTGCCCGCCCCCGAGTCGTCTCGGCCGGCCAAGCCCACCCTGGACTCGGTCGACCTGCACATCCTCCGGGAGCTGCGCGAGAACGGTCGCATCTCCATGGCCGCCCTGGCCGAGAAGATCAATCTCTCCCGCGCCAGCGCCTACAACCGCGTCGAACTGCTCACCCGCTCCGGCGTCATCACCGGGTTCAGTGCCCGCATCGATCCGCGCCTGGTGGGCCTAGATATCTGCGCCCTGGTGTTCGTCACCGTTCACCCGCAGATGTGGAAATCATTCCGGGACGCCCTGCAGAGCATGCCCGACGTGGAGTATTGCTCCATCACCACCGGCGAGCACGACGCCATGATGCTCATCCGCGCCGCCGACGTCAGCAGCGTGCACGAGTTCGTCACCGGGGTCGTCGCCATCCGCCCCGAGATCAAGGCAGTCGTGAGCGTCGTCGTGCTCGACGAGGTGATCCGCAAACCGTACCTTTTGCCCAGCGACATCCCACAGCGCCCGCAACAGGCCGAACGGCTCGGCATGACCCGCTGGACCCGACCCGCCGCCGAACGGGAATCACTCCCCAGACAGTAA
- the tuf gene encoding elongation factor Tu, with translation MAKAKFERTKPHVNIGTIGHVDHGKTTLTAAISKVLADTYPSKTNVQRDFASIDSAPEERQRGITINISHVEYETEKRHYAHVDAPGHADYIKNMITGAAQMDGAILVVAATDGPMAQTREHVLLAKQVGVPSLLVALNKSDAVDDEEILELVELEVRELLSSQGFDGDNAPVVQVSALKALEGDPKWVAKILELMQAVDDYFPEPVRDKDKPFLMPIEDVFTITGRGTVVTGRAERGTLKINSEVEVVGIRPTIKTTVTGIEMFHKQLDEAWAGENCGLLLRGTKREDVERGQVVVKPGSVTPHTDFEGTAYILSKDEGGRHNPFYANYRPQFYFRTTDVTGVITLPEGTEMVMPGDTVEMTVALIQPIAMEEGLGFAIREGGRTVGAGTVIKVLK, from the coding sequence GTGGCCAAGGCCAAGTTCGAGCGGACCAAGCCGCACGTAAACATCGGAACGATCGGTCACGTTGACCACGGAAAGACCACGCTGACTGCAGCGATCTCCAAGGTCCTTGCCGACACGTACCCGTCCAAGACCAACGTTCAGCGCGACTTCGCGTCGATCGACTCTGCTCCGGAAGAACGCCAGCGCGGTATCACGATCAACATCTCGCATGTTGAGTACGAGACCGAGAAGCGTCACTACGCACACGTCGACGCTCCCGGCCACGCTGACTACATCAAGAACATGATCACCGGTGCTGCTCAGATGGATGGCGCGATCCTCGTGGTTGCCGCTACTGACGGCCCGATGGCTCAGACCCGTGAGCACGTTCTTCTCGCCAAGCAGGTCGGCGTGCCGTCCCTGCTCGTCGCGCTGAACAAGTCCGACGCGGTCGACGACGAAGAGATCCTTGAGCTCGTTGAGCTCGAGGTTCGCGAACTGCTCTCCAGCCAGGGCTTCGATGGCGACAACGCCCCCGTCGTTCAGGTTTCCGCCCTCAAGGCGCTCGAGGGTGACCCCAAGTGGGTTGCAAAGATCCTCGAGCTCATGCAGGCAGTGGATGATTACTTCCCGGAGCCCGTCCGCGACAAGGACAAGCCCTTCCTGATGCCGATCGAGGACGTCTTCACGATCACCGGTCGTGGAACTGTCGTCACCGGCCGCGCCGAGCGTGGAACCCTCAAGATCAACTCCGAGGTCGAGGTTGTCGGCATCCGCCCGACCATCAAGACCACGGTCACTGGTATCGAGATGTTCCACAAGCAACTCGACGAGGCATGGGCCGGCGAGAACTGTGGTCTTCTTCTTCGTGGCACCAAGCGCGAAGACGTCGAGCGCGGCCAGGTTGTCGTCAAGCCGGGTTCGGTTACGCCGCACACCGACTTCGAGGGCACCGCGTACATCCTGTCAAAGGATGAGGGTGGGCGTCACAACCCGTTCTACGCGAACTACCGCCCGCAGTTCTACTTCCGCACCACCGACGTCACCGGCGTCATCACGCTGCCCGAGGGCACCGAGATGGTCATGCCCGGCGACACGGTTGAAATGACCGTCGCGCTGATCCAGCCGATCGCCATGGAAGAGGGCCTCGGCTTCGCTATCCGTGAAGGTGGCCGCACCGTCGGCGCCGGAACCGTCATCAAGGTTCTCAAGTAA
- the fusA gene encoding elongation factor G, whose translation MALDVLTDLSKVRNIGIMAHIDAGKTTTTERILFYTGVNHKIGETHDGASTMDWMAQEQERGITITSAATTCFWAGNQINIIDTPGHVDFTVEVERSLRVLDGAVAVFDGKEGVEPQSETVWRQADKYDVPRICFVNKMDKLGADFYYTVDTIIKRLGAKPLVIQLPIGEESNFEGVVDLVEMRALTWRGDSKGDVEMGAKYAIEEIPADLVEKAAEYRKLLLETVAETDDDLMEKYFSGEDLTVSEIKHAIRKLTVASEIYPVLCGSAFKNRGVQPMLDAVVDYLPTPLDVPAIEAHDARDEEKVVMLHPNADEPFAALAFKVAVHPFFGRLTYIRVYSGRIDSGAQIINSTKGKKERIGKIFQMHANKENPVGFVTAGHIYAVIGLKDTTTGDTLCDPAQQVVLESMTFPDPVIEVAIEPKTKQDQEKLGLAIQKLAEEDPTFRTEQNQETGQTVIKGMGELHLDILVDRMKREFNVEANVGKPQVAYRETIKKAVERHDYTHKKQTGGSGQFAKIQFAIEPLEITADQSYEFVNKVTGGRIPREYIPSVDAGIQDALNVGVLAGYPMVGVRALLLDGAAHDVDSSEMAFKIAGSMGFKEAVRKANPVLLEPLMAVEVRTPEEYMGDVIGDLNSRRGQIQTMEDAQGVKVIRAHVPLSEMFGYIGDLRSKTSGRAVYSMTFESYQEVPKAVADEIIQKNKGE comes from the coding sequence GTGGCACTTGACGTGCTCACCGACCTGAGCAAGGTCCGCAACATCGGCATCATGGCCCACATTGATGCTGGCAAGACCACCACGACCGAGCGCATCCTGTTCTACACGGGTGTGAACCACAAGATCGGTGAGACGCACGATGGCGCCTCCACGATGGACTGGATGGCACAGGAGCAGGAACGTGGCATCACGATCACGTCCGCTGCAACGACGTGCTTCTGGGCCGGCAACCAGATCAACATCATCGACACCCCCGGCCACGTGGACTTCACCGTCGAGGTGGAGCGTTCGCTCCGCGTCCTCGATGGCGCTGTCGCAGTGTTCGACGGCAAGGAGGGCGTTGAGCCCCAGTCCGAGACCGTCTGGCGCCAGGCCGACAAGTACGACGTGCCCCGCATCTGCTTCGTCAACAAGATGGACAAGCTCGGCGCCGACTTCTACTACACCGTCGACACCATCATCAAGCGCCTCGGCGCGAAGCCGCTGGTCATCCAGCTGCCGATCGGTGAAGAGTCCAACTTCGAAGGTGTCGTCGACCTCGTCGAGATGCGTGCACTGACCTGGCGCGGCGACTCCAAGGGTGACGTCGAGATGGGCGCCAAGTACGCCATCGAAGAGATCCCCGCCGACCTCGTTGAGAAGGCTGCTGAGTACCGCAAGCTCCTCCTCGAGACCGTCGCCGAGACCGACGACGACCTCATGGAGAAGTACTTCTCCGGCGAAGACCTCACCGTCTCCGAGATCAAGCACGCCATCCGCAAGCTCACGGTCGCCAGCGAGATCTACCCGGTCCTCTGCGGTTCCGCGTTCAAGAACCGTGGTGTGCAGCCGATGCTGGATGCCGTTGTCGACTACCTGCCGACGCCGCTCGACGTTCCCGCCATTGAGGCGCACGACGCTCGCGACGAAGAAAAGGTTGTCATGCTGCACCCGAACGCTGACGAGCCCTTCGCGGCTCTGGCGTTCAAGGTTGCTGTGCACCCGTTCTTCGGTCGTCTCACCTACATCCGGGTGTACTCCGGCCGTATCGACTCCGGTGCCCAGATCATCAACTCCACCAAGGGCAAGAAGGAGCGCATCGGGAAGATCTTCCAGATGCACGCCAACAAGGAGAACCCGGTCGGTTTCGTTACCGCTGGTCACATCTACGCGGTCATCGGCCTCAAGGACACGACCACCGGCGACACCCTGTGCGACCCTGCCCAGCAGGTCGTACTCGAGTCGATGACGTTCCCTGACCCGGTTATCGAGGTTGCCATCGAGCCGAAGACCAAGCAGGACCAGGAAAAGCTGGGTCTCGCGATCCAGAAGCTGGCCGAAGAAGACCCCACTTTCCGTACCGAGCAGAACCAGGAAACTGGTCAGACGGTCATCAAGGGAATGGGCGAGCTTCACCTGGACATCCTCGTCGACCGCATGAAGCGTGAATTCAACGTTGAGGCGAACGTCGGCAAGCCCCAGGTTGCTTACCGCGAGACGATCAAGAAGGCCGTCGAGCGTCACGACTACACGCACAAGAAGCAGACCGGTGGATCCGGCCAGTTCGCGAAGATTCAGTTCGCGATCGAGCCGCTTGAAATCACTGCCGACCAGTCGTACGAGTTCGTGAACAAGGTCACCGGTGGACGTATCCCGCGTGAGTACATCCCTTCGGTAGACGCCGGAATCCAGGATGCCCTCAACGTGGGTGTGCTCGCCGGGTACCCGATGGTCGGCGTGCGCGCGTTGCTGCTTGATGGCGCCGCTCACGATGTCGACTCTTCGGAGATGGCGTTCAAGATTGCCGGTTCGATGGGCTTCAAGGAAGCCGTTCGTAAGGCAAACCCCGTTCTTCTCGAGCCGTTGATGGCCGTCGAGGTGCGCACCCCTGAGGAATACATGGGTGACGTCATCGGTGACCTCAACTCTCGTCGTGGCCAGATCCAGACCATGGAGGACGCACAGGGCGTGAAGGTTATTCGCGCTCACGTTCCGCTGTCGGAGATGTTCGGTTACATCGGCGACCTGAGGTCCAAGACCTCTGGCCGCGCGGTGTACTCGATGACTTTCGAGAGCTACCAGGAGGTCCCGAAGGCTGTTGCCGACGAGATCATCCAGAAGAACAAGGGCGAATAA
- the rpsG gene encoding 30S ribosomal protein S7, which produces MPRKGPAPKRPVIADPVYGAPIVSQLVNKILLDGKKGLAERIVYDALEGVVAKNGADAVVTLKKALDNVRPTLEVRSRRVGGSTYQVPVEVKPHRANTLALRWLTSYAKARREKTMTERLTNEILDASNGLGAAVKRREDTHKMAEANKAFAHYRW; this is translated from the coding sequence ATGCCTCGTAAAGGCCCAGCGCCCAAGCGTCCCGTTATCGCTGACCCGGTATACGGCGCCCCCATTGTTAGCCAGCTGGTCAACAAGATCCTCCTCGACGGCAAGAAGGGCCTCGCCGAGCGCATCGTTTACGATGCACTCGAAGGCGTTGTTGCCAAGAACGGTGCGGATGCTGTTGTCACGCTGAAGAAGGCCCTCGACAACGTGCGCCCGACCCTCGAGGTGCGTTCGCGCCGCGTCGGTGGTTCCACCTACCAGGTGCCCGTCGAAGTCAAGCCGCACCGCGCGAACACCCTCGCGCTGCGCTGGTTGACCAGCTACGCCAAGGCGCGTCGCGAGAAGACCATGACCGAGCGTCTCACCAACGAGATCCTCGACGCATCCAACGGCCTCGGTGCCGCAGTGAAGCGTCGTGAGGACACTCACAAGATGGCTGAAGCGAACAAGGCTTTCGCTCACTACCGCTGGTAG
- the rpsL gene encoding 30S ribosomal protein S12, with translation MPTIQQLVRKGRSPKVTKTKAPALKSNPQQRGVCTRVYTTTPKKPNSALRKVARVKLSNGTEVTAYIPGEGHNLQEHSMVLVRGGRVKDLPGVRYKIVRGALDTQAVKNRKQARSRYGAKMEKK, from the coding sequence GTGCCCACCATTCAGCAGTTGGTGCGAAAGGGACGCAGCCCCAAGGTCACCAAGACCAAGGCTCCCGCCCTGAAGTCCAACCCCCAGCAGCGCGGCGTTTGCACGCGCGTGTACACGACCACCCCGAAGAAGCCGAACTCGGCTCTCCGCAAGGTTGCTCGCGTCAAGCTGTCCAACGGTACCGAGGTCACCGCCTACATCCCCGGTGAAGGCCACAACCTGCAGGAGCACTCGATGGTGCTCGTTCGCGGCGGTCGTGTTAAGGACCTCCCCGGTGTTCGTTACAAGATCGTTCGTGGCGCCCTGGACACCCAGGCAGTCAAGAACCGCAAGCAGGCTCGTAGCCGCTACGGCGCCAAGATGGAGAAGAAGTAA